Proteins from a genomic interval of Phenylobacterium sp. LH3H17:
- a CDS encoding rhodanese-like domain-containing protein: MPRTKPIQGLTPSEVKELLDQRAIVLVDVREPSEYAGERIHGALNFPLSTFDPAALPGGGRRPVVFHCGSGKRSAGAIERCQAAGVNIGVHLAGGIGAWRDAGLPTIRFDPATGAVLDVR; this comes from the coding sequence ATGCCCCGAACGAAACCGATCCAAGGCCTGACGCCCTCAGAGGTGAAGGAGTTGCTCGACCAACGCGCGATCGTGCTGGTCGATGTGCGCGAGCCAAGCGAGTACGCCGGTGAACGCATCCACGGCGCCTTGAATTTTCCCCTCAGCACCTTCGACCCCGCCGCCTTGCCGGGCGGCGGCCGACGCCCCGTCGTGTTTCATTGCGGATCGGGCAAGCGCTCGGCCGGGGCGATCGAGCGCTGCCAGGCCGCCGGGGTGAATATCGGAGTGCATCTTGCCGGCGGCATCGGCGCCTGGCGCGACGCGGGCCTGCCGACCATCCGCTTCGATCCCGCGACCGGCGCCGTCCTGGACGTGCGCTGA
- a CDS encoding HdeD family acid-resistance protein, translated as MTAVRSISDRPLIWPRLQARRRLLFWIGCAMSLLGAVAIVSPGFTHLLIGAFAGWLLWLAGGIMFGASLLLIGGRPFLGGLLSSLVAIGAGAFLLFNPTAGALAVTILATAVFVADGAFQLALALDLRPLKVWRWILASALASAVAAVMIAPGQFAGSTTAFGILVGVAVLSTGLGFIALSEAAGKD; from the coding sequence ATGACCGCCGTACGCTCCATCAGTGACCGGCCGCTGATCTGGCCGCGACTCCAGGCGCGGCGAAGACTGCTGTTCTGGATCGGTTGCGCCATGTCGCTGCTCGGCGCCGTGGCGATCGTCTCGCCCGGCTTCACACACCTGCTCATCGGGGCCTTCGCCGGCTGGCTGCTCTGGTTGGCGGGGGGCATCATGTTCGGCGCGTCGCTGCTGCTGATCGGCGGCCGGCCGTTTCTCGGCGGGCTGCTCAGCAGCTTGGTGGCGATCGGGGCCGGCGCCTTCCTGCTGTTCAACCCGACCGCCGGCGCGCTGGCGGTGACGATCCTGGCGACGGCGGTGTTCGTCGCCGACGGCGCCTTCCAGCTCGCCCTGGCCCTGGACCTGCGTCCCTTGAAGGTCTGGCGCTGGATTCTGGCCTCGGCCCTGGCAAGCGCCGTGGCGGCCGTGATGATCGCACCCGGGCAATTCGCCGGATCGACCACGGCGTTCGGCATTCTGGTCGGCGTGGCGGTGCTGAGCACCGGCCTGGGGTTCATCGCCCTGAGCGAGGCGGCCGGCAAGGACTAG
- a CDS encoding efflux RND transporter periplasmic adaptor subunit: MRRQQTHSLIIALALTLGACGEAPKPTARPATASGERLVVRESVTGDFKPVAATVTTKDMGEARARIGGTLTQVLVKEGDVVRKGQLVGRVQDQRLTFETSAYDAQVVAAAAEASRARAELARINTLYEKGIYAKARLEQSQASARAADGQVAAARAQRAASAELGAQGAVLAPTSGRVLRADAPAGSVVSAGQSIATITAGEPLLRLEIPEAQARALRPGDPVFLVTEDLPGIQPSGVIAQVYPAVTAGRVMADISVAGLRADLVGQRVRVRIKVGERKALTVPARFVATRFGIDFVRVLGAGGQASDVAVQITGGSAPGQVEVLSGLSPGDTILAQGPAR; encoded by the coding sequence ATGCGCCGCCAACAGACTCACAGCCTGATCATCGCCCTCGCCCTCACCCTGGGAGCCTGCGGCGAGGCGCCGAAGCCGACGGCGCGGCCCGCGACCGCGTCCGGAGAACGGCTGGTCGTGCGCGAGAGCGTGACGGGAGACTTCAAGCCGGTCGCGGCGACCGTCACCACCAAGGATATGGGCGAGGCCCGCGCGCGCATCGGCGGCACCTTGACCCAGGTCCTCGTCAAGGAGGGCGATGTGGTCCGGAAAGGGCAGCTCGTCGGTCGCGTCCAGGACCAGCGCCTCACCTTCGAGACCAGCGCCTACGACGCGCAGGTGGTGGCCGCGGCCGCCGAGGCCAGTCGCGCCCGGGCCGAACTGGCTCGGATCAACACGCTTTACGAAAAGGGCATCTATGCCAAGGCCCGGCTGGAGCAGTCGCAGGCCTCCGCCCGCGCCGCCGACGGCCAGGTCGCCGCCGCCCGGGCCCAGCGCGCCGCAAGCGCCGAACTGGGCGCCCAGGGCGCCGTGCTGGCGCCCACGTCCGGTCGCGTCTTGCGCGCCGACGCGCCCGCCGGCTCCGTCGTGTCGGCGGGACAGTCCATCGCCACCATCACCGCGGGCGAGCCCTTGCTGCGCTTGGAAATCCCCGAAGCCCAGGCCCGCGCCCTCCGCCCCGGCGACCCGGTCTTCCTCGTGACGGAGGATCTGCCAGGAATCCAGCCGAGCGGTGTGATCGCCCAGGTCTATCCCGCCGTCACCGCAGGGCGGGTGATGGCGGACATCTCGGTCGCCGGGCTGCGCGCGGACCTGGTCGGCCAGAGGGTGCGGGTGCGCATAAAGGTGGGCGAGCGAAAGGCCCTGACGGTCCCTGCCCGCTTCGTCGCCACCCGGTTCGGCATCGATTTCGTGCGCGTGCTAGGCGCCGGTGGCCAGGCCAGCGACGTGGCCGTGCAGATCACCGGCGGCTCCGCCCCGGGCCAGGTGGAGGTGCTGTCGGGCCTCTCGCCCGGAGACACGATCCTCGCCCAGGGCCCGGCCCGATGA
- a CDS encoding NUDIX domain-containing protein — protein MSAALLVYRLRDGSAEFLLGHPGGPFWRNRDQGAWSIPKGLANDGEALLATAVREFEEEVGFTVEGPFVELTPRRQKSAKLVHCWLAAADLDLDAFRSNSFELEWPTGSGRRRAFPEIDRVAYMKPGEALTKIHPGQRPILLEALEKLASPAS, from the coding sequence ATGAGCGCCGCGCTCCTCGTCTACCGGCTACGCGATGGCTCGGCGGAGTTCCTGCTGGGCCACCCGGGCGGGCCGTTCTGGCGAAACCGGGACCAAGGCGCCTGGTCCATCCCCAAAGGGCTGGCCAATGACGGCGAGGCGCTACTGGCAACGGCGGTGCGCGAATTCGAGGAGGAGGTCGGCTTCACGGTGGAGGGCCCGTTCGTCGAACTCACCCCCCGGCGGCAGAAGAGCGCCAAGCTGGTGCATTGCTGGCTGGCGGCGGCCGATCTCGACCTGGACGCCTTCCGGAGCAACAGCTTCGAACTCGAATGGCCCACAGGGTCGGGGCGCCGGCGCGCCTTTCCCGAAATCGACCGGGTGGCCTACATGAAACCAGGCGAGGCTCTGACGAAGATCCACCCCGGTCAGCGCCCGATCCTGTTGGAGGCCCTCGAGAAACTGGCGTCGCCGGCGAGCTGA
- a CDS encoding DUF2892 domain-containing protein produces the protein MTVDRAVFVFAGFVILASVALAHYVSPWWILLAVFAAVNMIQAAFTGFCPAAMVFKKLGVRPGAAFR, from the coding sequence ATGACTGTCGATCGCGCTGTCTTCGTCTTCGCGGGTTTCGTGATCCTCGCAAGCGTAGCCCTCGCCCACTACGTCAGCCCGTGGTGGATTCTGCTGGCGGTGTTCGCCGCCGTGAACATGATCCAGGCGGCCTTCACGGGCTTCTGCCCCGCCGCCATGGTGTTCAAGAAGCTGGGCGTGAGGCCGGGGGCGGCCTTTCGCTGA
- a CDS encoding AI-2E family transporter: MTRGDPAAPEPSGEARPLSLAAFAQRLALTAAAVVGVALVVRLADVLLLVFGAILVAVLLHAVASPLRDRTPLGRTELGRMASLVIAVVVCGALIAATIWAFGRQIEMQLANLADLLPRAWTELEARLARSTLGDLLLVEVGRLTGPDGGWLSLAPKFAANAATAMAATLIVVFAGLYLAFHPRAYAQGFVRLFPRPARARTTEVLEATNDALKRWLIGQLLSMVLVGATTTLGLWLVGVPSPIGLGVLAGVSQFVPVVGPMAAAVPGLLIALTAGPQTFALAGAVYLAAAQIEANLVTPLMLRRMAELPMAVTLFAVLGMGMLLGPLGVLFATPLAVVAYVIVRKVYVEGVLGDPPEPMARARREGRPA, translated from the coding sequence GTGACGCGCGGCGATCCCGCCGCGCCGGAGCCGTCCGGCGAGGCCCGGCCGTTGTCCCTGGCGGCCTTCGCCCAGCGGCTGGCGCTGACCGCTGCCGCGGTGGTCGGCGTCGCCCTGGTGGTTCGGCTTGCCGATGTGCTCCTGCTGGTCTTCGGCGCCATTCTCGTCGCGGTCCTGCTGCACGCGGTCGCGTCCCCGTTGCGTGACCGCACCCCGCTCGGCCGCACCGAGCTCGGCCGCATGGCCAGCCTCGTCATCGCGGTGGTGGTCTGCGGCGCGCTGATCGCCGCCACGATCTGGGCGTTCGGCCGCCAAATTGAGATGCAATTGGCGAACCTCGCCGACCTGCTCCCGCGCGCCTGGACCGAACTGGAAGCGCGGCTCGCACGCTCGACGCTCGGTGATCTGCTGCTGGTGGAGGTCGGCCGGCTCACCGGGCCGGACGGCGGATGGCTCAGCCTGGCTCCGAAGTTCGCCGCCAACGCCGCGACGGCGATGGCCGCGACCTTGATCGTCGTGTTCGCGGGACTCTATCTGGCGTTCCACCCCCGCGCCTACGCCCAGGGCTTCGTTCGGCTGTTTCCGCGGCCGGCTCGCGCCCGGACCACTGAGGTCCTGGAGGCGACCAACGACGCCCTGAAACGCTGGCTGATAGGGCAGTTGCTGTCGATGGTTCTGGTCGGAGCCACGACGACACTCGGCCTCTGGCTGGTCGGCGTTCCCTCCCCGATCGGTCTGGGAGTCCTGGCCGGAGTCAGCCAGTTCGTTCCGGTGGTCGGTCCGATGGCCGCCGCCGTTCCCGGGCTCCTGATCGCGCTGACGGCAGGTCCGCAGACCTTCGCCCTGGCGGGCGCGGTCTATCTCGCTGCGGCGCAGATCGAGGCCAATCTCGTGACCCCGCTGATGCTCCGCCGGATGGCCGAGCTGCCCATGGCGGTGACCCTGTTCGCGGTCCTGGGCATGGGCATGCTGCTCGGCCCGCTCGGGGTGCTGTTCGCAACGCCGCTGGCCGTCGTCGCCTATGTGATCGTCAGGAAGGTCTATGTCGAAGGCGTGCTGGGCGACCCGCCGGAGCCCATGGCGCGGGCTCGGCGCGAGGGCCGGCCAGCCTAG
- a CDS encoding NAD(P)/FAD-dependent oxidoreductase — protein MTKPIIAILGAGLGGALAAFEIKEAVGSMAEVTVVSQGDAFQFVPSNPWVAVHWRAREAVEVNLPPVMAKKGIGFTGAGARRVHPSENRIELNDGGSVSYDYLVIATGPELAFDEIEGLGPNGGYTQSICHVDHAEQTAIAFDAFVQNPGPIIVGAVQGASCFGPAYEFAMILDTELRRRKIRDRVPMTFVTAEPYIGHLGLDGVGDTKGLLESEMRNRHIKWITNAKVVKAGPGMLDVDEIAEDGSVKAHHELPFALSMMLPAFRGVEAVRGIEGLTNPRGFILADKHQRNPTFPNVFSLGVCVAIPPMGKTPVPVGVPKTGFMIESMVTAIARNLRDLLDGKDPIHEGAWNAICLADFGDGGVAFIAQPQIPPRNVSWSAEGRWVHLAKVGFEKYFIGKIKRGESAPFYEKMALDLIGAKKLKV, from the coding sequence ATGACCAAACCGATCATCGCCATACTGGGCGCCGGCCTCGGCGGCGCGCTGGCCGCCTTCGAGATCAAGGAAGCCGTCGGCTCGATGGCGGAGGTGACCGTCGTCTCGCAGGGCGACGCCTTCCAATTCGTGCCGTCCAATCCCTGGGTCGCGGTTCACTGGCGAGCGCGAGAGGCGGTCGAGGTGAACCTGCCGCCGGTGATGGCCAAGAAGGGGATCGGATTTACCGGCGCCGGCGCGCGCCGTGTCCACCCCTCCGAGAACCGGATCGAACTGAACGACGGCGGCAGCGTCTCCTATGACTACCTTGTGATCGCCACCGGGCCAGAACTCGCCTTCGACGAGATCGAGGGCCTGGGCCCCAACGGCGGCTATACGCAATCCATCTGCCATGTGGACCATGCCGAGCAGACGGCCATCGCCTTCGACGCTTTCGTCCAGAACCCCGGGCCGATCATCGTGGGGGCGGTCCAGGGCGCGTCCTGCTTCGGCCCTGCCTACGAGTTCGCGATGATCCTCGACACCGAGCTACGCAGGCGGAAGATCCGCGACCGGGTTCCGATGACCTTCGTCACCGCCGAACCCTATATCGGTCACCTCGGCCTCGACGGCGTTGGCGACACCAAGGGCCTGCTGGAAAGCGAGATGCGGAACCGGCATATCAAATGGATCACCAACGCGAAGGTCGTGAAGGCCGGGCCCGGCATGCTCGACGTGGACGAGATCGCCGAGGATGGCTCGGTGAAGGCACATCATGAGTTGCCCTTCGCCCTCTCCATGATGCTGCCCGCGTTCCGGGGCGTGGAGGCGGTGCGTGGCATCGAGGGGCTGACCAATCCGCGCGGCTTCATCCTCGCAGACAAGCACCAGCGCAATCCGACCTTCCCGAACGTCTTTTCGCTCGGGGTCTGCGTCGCCATTCCGCCCATGGGCAAGACCCCGGTGCCGGTGGGGGTGCCTAAGACCGGCTTCATGATCGAAAGCATGGTCACGGCGATCGCCCGAAACCTGCGCGACCTGCTGGACGGCAAGGACCCGATCCACGAGGGCGCTTGGAACGCCATCTGCCTCGCCGACTTTGGCGACGGCGGCGTGGCCTTCATCGCCCAGCCGCAGATTCCGCCTCGCAACGTCAGCTGGTCGGCGGAGGGGCGGTGGGTCCACCTCGCCAAGGTCGGGTTCGAGAAGTATTTTATCGGGAAGATCAAACGCGGTGAGAGCGCGCCGTTCTACGAAAAGATGGCCCTCGATCTCATAGGCGCCAAGAAGCTGAAGGTCTGA
- a CDS encoding efflux RND transporter permease subunit: protein MNLGLSGRLTRATISSPLTPLFLLAAIAMGLLALVSIPREEEPQISVPMVDIMVQAPGLRAQDAAELVAKPLETIVKSVHGVDHVYTQVEDDRVMVTARFDVGEDPDNAAVRIHEKVRANYDKIPVGIPDPTIVTRGVNDVPAVVLTLSPKPGVAGRWSDQALYDIAGKLRTEVAKVEDVGLTFIVGGRPDEIRIEPDPERLALRGVPLSAVIDSVRQANRSFPAGAIREGGQAVDVAAGATLASARDVGLLSVASVNGDPVYLRDVARVIQAPREDQARVWRYARAGQDWSQTPAVSLAIAKRKGANAVVVSEQILEKVEGLKGSLIPAGLDVSVTRNYGETANEKANELLFHLGLATLSIVVLIGFAIGWREAGVTAVVIPTTILLTLFASNLMGYTINRVSLFALIFSIGILVDDAIVIIENIARHWAMNDGRSRLQGATEAVAEVGNPTIVATLAVVTALLPMLFVSGLMGPYMAPIPVNASAAMVFSFFVAVVIAPWLMVRFARKSLAQGHGADTHGGRLGRAYRALAGRVIATRRSAWIFLVGVGVATLVSMAMFATKTVTVKLLPFDNKAELQVVVDMPEGTSLEATQRILGAAAAVAQTVPEVVSLEAYAGAASPFNFNGLVRHYFLRARPEMGDLAVALSHKSERKRASHAVALDLRDRLGELPLPKGASIKVVEAPPGPPVLATLLAEIYGPDAETRRAVAAEVKTLFKSVPYIVDIDDSYGEPRPRLRLRPNREQVEFFGLSEGEVFDSIGAVMGGATVGYAHRGQGRTPLEIAIRLPQSDRTWDERLAATPVGVSQISGGRRLVELGEIVEATREAGSYPIYRRDGRDAEMVTAELAGQYEAPIYGMLAVNKAIAQHDWKSLPKPDIRLNGQPDDESRPTLLWDGEWEITWVTFRDMGAAFGVAILGIYVLVVAQFKSFRLPLVILTPIPLTLVGIVIGHILFRAPFTATSMIGFIALAGIIVRNSILLVDFIRHSQGDGRPLREVLLEAGAIRFKPILLTALAAMIGAAVILFDPIFQGLAISLLFGLASSTLLTLLVIPAIYIALRDDGRPLPAAPDAASRALAEPLREAP, encoded by the coding sequence ATGAATCTGGGACTGTCCGGACGGCTGACGCGGGCGACCATCAGCTCGCCGCTGACGCCGCTCTTCCTCCTGGCGGCCATCGCAATGGGCCTGCTGGCGCTGGTCTCGATTCCCCGCGAGGAGGAGCCGCAGATCAGCGTCCCCATGGTCGACATCATGGTCCAGGCGCCCGGGCTGCGCGCGCAGGATGCGGCCGAGCTGGTCGCCAAGCCGCTCGAGACGATCGTCAAGAGCGTCCACGGCGTGGACCATGTCTACACCCAGGTCGAGGACGACCGGGTCATGGTCACCGCCAGGTTCGACGTCGGTGAGGACCCCGACAACGCCGCGGTGCGCATCCATGAGAAGGTTCGCGCCAATTACGACAAGATCCCCGTCGGCATTCCGGACCCGACCATCGTCACCCGCGGCGTCAACGACGTGCCCGCCGTGGTGCTGACCCTGTCGCCAAAGCCCGGCGTCGCCGGCAGATGGTCCGACCAGGCGCTGTACGACATCGCCGGCAAGCTGCGCACCGAGGTCGCCAAGGTCGAGGACGTGGGACTGACCTTCATCGTCGGCGGGCGTCCGGACGAAATCCGCATCGAGCCGGATCCCGAGCGCCTGGCGCTTCGGGGCGTGCCGTTGAGCGCGGTGATCGACAGCGTGCGCCAGGCCAATCGCAGCTTCCCGGCAGGCGCGATCCGCGAGGGCGGTCAGGCCGTCGACGTCGCCGCCGGCGCCACCCTGGCCTCGGCCCGCGATGTGGGGCTGCTGAGCGTCGCTTCCGTGAATGGCGACCCCGTCTACCTGCGCGACGTCGCCCGGGTGATCCAGGCGCCGCGGGAGGATCAGGCTCGGGTGTGGCGCTACGCCCGAGCAGGGCAGGACTGGTCGCAGACCCCCGCCGTCAGCCTGGCCATCGCCAAACGCAAGGGCGCCAACGCCGTCGTCGTTTCCGAGCAGATTCTGGAGAAGGTCGAAGGGCTGAAGGGCTCGCTCATCCCGGCTGGGCTCGACGTCTCCGTGACCCGAAACTACGGCGAGACGGCCAATGAGAAGGCCAATGAGCTCCTCTTCCACCTGGGCCTGGCCACCCTCTCCATCGTCGTGCTGATCGGTTTCGCCATCGGCTGGCGCGAGGCCGGCGTGACCGCCGTGGTGATCCCGACCACCATCCTGCTGACCCTCTTCGCCTCCAACCTGATGGGCTACACCATCAACCGGGTCAGCCTCTTCGCCCTGATCTTCTCCATCGGCATCCTGGTGGACGACGCCATCGTCATTATCGAGAACATCGCCCGGCATTGGGCCATGAACGATGGCCGGTCCCGCTTGCAGGGCGCCACCGAGGCGGTGGCGGAAGTCGGCAACCCCACGATCGTGGCGACCCTCGCCGTCGTCACCGCCCTGCTCCCGATGCTGTTCGTGTCCGGCCTGATGGGCCCCTACATGGCGCCGATCCCGGTCAACGCCTCGGCGGCCATGGTGTTCTCCTTCTTCGTCGCCGTGGTGATCGCCCCCTGGCTGATGGTCCGCTTCGCGCGCAAGTCCCTGGCCCAGGGTCATGGCGCGGACACCCACGGCGGCCGTTTGGGCCGCGCCTATCGCGCCCTCGCCGGCCGCGTGATCGCCACCCGCCGCAGCGCCTGGATTTTCCTGGTGGGCGTGGGCGTCGCGACCCTGGTCTCCATGGCCATGTTCGCCACCAAGACCGTGACCGTGAAACTCCTGCCCTTCGACAACAAGGCGGAGCTGCAGGTCGTGGTCGACATGCCCGAAGGGACCAGCCTGGAGGCCACGCAGCGGATCCTGGGCGCCGCCGCCGCGGTCGCCCAGACAGTGCCGGAAGTGGTCTCCCTGGAAGCCTATGCCGGCGCCGCCTCGCCGTTCAATTTCAACGGCCTGGTCCGCCACTATTTCCTCCGGGCGCGTCCGGAGATGGGTGATCTGGCCGTGGCCCTGTCGCACAAGTCGGAGCGCAAGCGCGCCAGCCACGCGGTCGCACTCGACCTGCGCGACCGCCTCGGTGAGCTGCCGCTTCCCAAGGGTGCTTCGATCAAGGTGGTGGAGGCCCCGCCCGGCCCGCCGGTGCTGGCGACGCTCCTGGCGGAGATTTACGGGCCGGACGCCGAGACCCGGCGCGCGGTGGCCGCCGAGGTGAAGACCCTGTTCAAGAGCGTGCCCTACATCGTCGACATCGACGACAGCTATGGCGAGCCCCGGCCGCGGCTGCGGTTGCGCCCCAATCGCGAGCAGGTGGAGTTCTTCGGCCTCTCGGAGGGCGAGGTCTTCGACTCCATCGGCGCGGTGATGGGCGGCGCCACGGTCGGCTACGCCCATCGCGGTCAGGGCCGCACGCCGCTGGAGATCGCCATTCGGCTCCCGCAGTCGGACCGCACCTGGGACGAACGGCTGGCCGCCACCCCCGTCGGCGTGTCCCAGATCTCCGGTGGGCGGAGGCTTGTCGAACTGGGCGAGATCGTGGAGGCGACACGGGAGGCCGGGTCATACCCGATCTACCGCCGCGACGGACGCGACGCCGAAATGGTCACCGCCGAACTGGCGGGCCAGTACGAGGCCCCGATCTACGGCATGCTCGCCGTCAACAAGGCTATTGCGCAGCACGACTGGAAGTCGCTGCCCAAGCCGGACATCCGGCTGAACGGTCAGCCGGACGACGAGAGCCGCCCCACCTTGCTGTGGGACGGCGAGTGGGAGATCACCTGGGTCACTTTCCGCGACATGGGCGCGGCCTTCGGCGTGGCGATCCTGGGCATCTATGTCCTCGTGGTCGCCCAGTTCAAAAGCTTCCGCCTGCCGCTGGTGATCCTGACGCCGATCCCGCTCACTCTGGTGGGCATCGTCATCGGCCACATCCTGTTTCGGGCGCCCTTCACCGCCACGTCGATGATCGGCTTCATAGCGCTGGCCGGGATCATCGTGCGCAATTCGATCCTGCTCGTGGACTTCATCCGCCACAGCCAGGGGGACGGGCGGCCGCTGAGGGAGGTCCTGCTGGAGGCTGGCGCGATCCGTTTCAAGCCGATCCTGCTGACCGCCCTGGCGGCCATGATCGGCGCCGCGGTGATCCTGTTCGATCCGATCTTCCAGGGGCTGGCGATCTCGCTGCTGTTCGGCCTGGCGTCCTCGACCCTGCTGACCTTGCTGGTGATTCCAGCCATCTATATCGCCCTGCGCGACGATGGCCGTCCCCTGCCCGCGGCGCCCGACGCCGCCTCACGCGCGCTAGCGGAGCCGCTTCGCGAGGCGCCTTGA
- a CDS encoding DUF2267 domain-containing protein, translating into MSTGLAVFDTTVQETNTWLKLVEDRLKPCDRQQAYGALRAVLHVLRDSLPMDAVMGLSAQLPILLRGVALEGWRPGDGASDIHDPQAFAQAVEAGLPRDFPREGSDTAEAVLSVLADQLDPGETRKLIQYQPVALRRLWPAIHHAT; encoded by the coding sequence ATGAGCACCGGACTCGCTGTGTTCGACACCACCGTCCAGGAAACCAATACGTGGCTGAAGCTGGTCGAGGATCGGCTGAAGCCGTGTGATCGGCAGCAGGCCTACGGCGCCTTGCGAGCGGTGCTCCACGTCCTTCGCGACAGCCTGCCCATGGACGCGGTGATGGGCCTGTCCGCGCAGCTGCCGATTCTGCTGCGAGGCGTGGCGCTGGAGGGCTGGCGGCCCGGCGACGGAGCTTCCGACATCCACGACCCCCAGGCCTTCGCCCAGGCGGTGGAGGCCGGCCTGCCGCGGGACTTTCCCCGCGAGGGCAGCGACACGGCCGAGGCGGTCTTGAGCGTGCTCGCCGACCAGCTCGACCCGGGCGAGACGCGCAAGCTGATCCAATACCAGCCGGTCGCGCTGCGCCGTCTCTGGCCGGCGATCCACCACGCAACCTAG
- a CDS encoding DUF4010 domain-containing protein encodes MLLELFNRLGLALAIGFLVGVERGWRARDVAEGRRTAGIRTYALTGLLGGVTALLSQALGGWAFVALGLPFAAAFILFKHREQEEEGDYSVTAIVAALLVFALGAYAVIGDGRVAAATAVVATALLAFKGLLHSWLARLTWPELRSALILLAMSLVALPLLPNRGFGPYESVNPYELWLLTIAMAGVSFVAYAAIKIFGPSRGLMLASVAGAVVSSTATTLHLARLNRQAAGAEVLHAAAALLAGAVMAARLGVITAMIAPVLFQRLVLPLGAFAAVSTILALASALGRASKPAAAAAAASDSPMKSPFDLELVLKFALVLGAVMAAARVLSALYGAQGLLPVAALAGLADADAVTLAVARMTTQEGLDLDLAVYAVLLTAAVDSASKATIATVVGGVRFGGLFAAGTLLAAAAATAAFYWGGAPA; translated from the coding sequence ATGCTCCTGGAGCTCTTCAACCGCCTGGGACTCGCCCTGGCCATCGGATTCCTGGTCGGCGTCGAACGCGGCTGGCGCGCGCGCGACGTCGCCGAGGGCCGTCGCACGGCAGGGATACGCACATACGCCCTGACCGGCCTGTTGGGCGGGGTCACGGCCTTGCTGAGTCAGGCGCTGGGGGGCTGGGCGTTCGTCGCCCTGGGCCTGCCGTTCGCCGCCGCCTTCATCCTGTTCAAGCATCGCGAGCAGGAGGAGGAGGGCGACTATTCGGTGACGGCCATCGTTGCTGCGCTCCTGGTTTTCGCGCTGGGCGCCTATGCGGTGATCGGCGACGGGCGTGTCGCCGCGGCGACAGCGGTGGTGGCCACCGCCCTGCTGGCCTTCAAGGGTCTGCTTCACAGCTGGCTCGCGCGGCTCACCTGGCCGGAACTGCGCAGCGCCCTGATCCTGCTGGCGATGAGCCTGGTCGCCCTGCCACTGCTGCCGAACCGGGGATTTGGTCCCTATGAAAGCGTCAATCCCTACGAACTCTGGCTCCTGACCATCGCGATGGCTGGAGTGTCATTCGTGGCCTATGCGGCCATCAAGATATTCGGTCCGTCGCGCGGTCTGATGCTGGCCAGCGTGGCCGGCGCGGTTGTCTCTTCGACCGCGACGACCCTTCACTTGGCGCGGCTCAACCGACAGGCGGCGGGTGCGGAGGTCCTGCACGCCGCCGCCGCGCTCCTGGCCGGGGCGGTGATGGCCGCACGGCTGGGCGTCATCACGGCCATGATCGCGCCCGTCCTGTTTCAACGCCTGGTCCTGCCGCTGGGCGCCTTCGCGGCCGTCTCGACGATCCTGGCCCTGGCCAGCGCCCTGGGCCGCGCCTCGAAGCCGGCGGCGGCGGCGGCGGCGGCGAGCGACTCGCCGATGAAGAGCCCGTTCGATCTGGAGCTCGTCCTCAAATTCGCGCTGGTGCTCGGCGCCGTCATGGCCGCCGCCCGCGTCCTGTCGGCGCTCTATGGCGCCCAGGGCCTCCTGCCCGTCGCCGCCCTGGCCGGCCTCGCCGACGCCGACGCCGTGACGCTGGCCGTGGCCCGAATGACGACCCAGGAAGGGCTGGACCTGGATCTTGCTGTCTATGCCGTGCTGCTCACGGCAGCGGTCGACAGCGCGTCGAAGGCGACGATCGCAACCGTCGTCGGCGGCGTCCGGTTCGGAGGGCTGTTCGCGGCCGGAACCCTGCTGGCCGCCGCCGCCGCGACCGCGGCGTTCTACTGGGGTGGCGCGCCGGCCTGA